Proteins encoded within one genomic window of Bombina bombina isolate aBomBom1 chromosome 1, aBomBom1.pri, whole genome shotgun sequence:
- the TIMM9 gene encoding mitochondrial import inner membrane translocase subunit Tim9, with the protein MAAQVSESDQIKQFKEFLGTYNKLTENCFLDCVKDFTTREVKTEEITCSEHCLQKYLKMTQRISMRFQEYHIQQNEALAAKAGLLGPR; encoded by the exons ATGGCTGCGCAAGTCTCAGAATCTGATCAGATTAAACAG TTCAAAGAATTTCTTGGAACATATAATAAACTGACAGAAAACTGTTTTCTCGACTGCGTAAAAGATTTCACTACACGAGAAGTTAAAACAGAAGAG ATCACCTGCTCAGAGCATTGTCTACAGAAATATTTGAAAATGACACAACGGATATCCATGAGATTTCAGGAATACCATATACAACAAAATGAGGCCCTGGCAGCCAAAGCAGGACTCCTCGGTCCCCGGTAG